TTCGGGGCCTTTACGGCCTACTATCTCATAGCCAAGTGGGATGTACCGATCTACCTTGTGTTTCCAATTACCATGGCGGTCACAGCCACGCTCGGCTTCCTCATCGAAAAGATCGCCTATAAGCCTTTGAGGTCGGCGCCGAAGATCGCCCTTCTTATTACTGCGGTGGGCGTATCTCTCTTCCTGGAATACTTCCTCAGCCTCAACAGCCTTTTTACGCCAAACTACATAGGGTTTCCGAGACCCTTCGAGGTTACCGGCTACGAGCTTCCGCTTTTCACCGTTACTAACGTCCAGATTATAATCTTCGCCGTGACAGCGCTATCTCTGGTGCTGCTCTATCTGCTCATTTATCACACAAAGCATGGTCGGGCCATGCGCGCCCTCTCTCATGACCAGGAAGTAGCCTCGTTGATGGGCATTCCGGTGGATGGGATCATCTCGTTCACATTCATTGTAGGCGCAGCCCTTGCAGGCCTCGGGGGTATCCTTTACGGCTTCGCCTACCCTCAGATCAACGTATTCATGGGCATCATGCCGGGAATCAAATCATTCATAGCTGCGGTGCTGGGAGGCATAGGCATCATCCACGGCGCCGTATTGGGAGGATTGATTATAGGCGTTTCAGAAGTTTTCGTCTCCGCCTTCCTCTCGTCCACAATGCGCGACGGGGTCATATTTTTCATTCTCTTTCTCGTTCTTCTCTTGAAGCCGAGTGGCATTTTCGGAAAATGGATCGACAAGGTATGAGCTTTTTTTCAAGCGCAAAGAGATTCCTGATCTGTTCGGCTATCGCCTACCTCCTCCTGAAAGGACTCTTTTTGAGCGGCTTGCTCACCCAGTATATCCAGCAGATAATTCTTTTTTCTTTCATCGCCATTCTGACCTCGCTGGGCCTCAACGTCATCTACGGTTACACCGGCCAGTTCTCTCTGGGTCATGCAGCATTCTACGGCATCGGCGCATACACCGCAGCATACCTGGGCGCGCTTTTTAAGGTGGATTCCATCTTAACCTTCCTTCCCGTTCTTTGCCTGGCGGGCGCCATGGCCGGGTGTGTAGGCTACGTGGTCGGCGTTCCCATCTTGAGACTGAGGGACGACTTCCTCGCAATCGCTACGCTGGGCTTCGGCATTTTTGTAAAGGTGCTCTTTGATAATTCGGACAGGGTGTCCGAGGTGCTTGGCGGATCGCGTGGTTTCATCGGCATACCCAAGATCGTGAACCTTGAGGTAGCCTTCTTTGCCATGGTGTTTCTTATCCTCGTGACCCGAAACCTTATTTTTTCACGCTACGGCCTTTTCTGGCAATGCATCAAGGATGACGAGCTGGCGTCCACCGCATTCGGCATTAATACGGCCAGAATGAAGCTCATGGCCTTCACCTATGGCTGCGTACTCGCAGGCGTCGGCGGGGCTCTCTATGCGTACCTGTACTCCTTCCTTCATCCGTCAAATTTTGATTTTCTCAGGTCGATCGATTTTTTGATAATCGTGATCGTCGGCGGCATGGGAAGCATCACCGGCACCATATACGCAGGGCTGCTTTGGGTCGCGTTGATAGAGGGGTTGCGGATCGGCCTTCCTGCCCAGGTCCTTGAATTCAGGTGGGTGCTCATTCCCCTATTTCTGATCATTGTCATGATGTGGAAGCCCTACGGGCTTCTCGCCCGAAAAGAATCAAAATTTCTCGGCCTGGGCGGGAACGGATGAAAGCCCTGGAGGCCAGCGGTCTTAAGAAGAGTTTTGGAGGTGTACAGGCAGTCGACGACCTTACGTTTTCCGTTGAGGAGCACGAGACACTCGGCATCATAGGCCCGAACGGGGCAGGCAAAACAACGCTCTTCAACCTGATCACTGCCATATACAAGCCTGACGCCGGCAGCGTCACGCTCTTCGGTGAGTCGCTGCGCGGCGTGCCTGCGCACCGCCTTTCCCATCTGGGTATAGCAAGAACGTTCCAGAACCTGCGCCTCTTCAACAGCCTCACTGCTCTGCAGAACCTTACCGCCCCGATACTGGCCATGAAAGGCTACGGGTTAAACGCTGCCATCTTCAAAGGACACCGCTACGTAAGCATTGAACGCTCTGCCGAGGAAAAGGCACGTACAATACTGGACTTCTTTCAGCTCTCCGCCAAAGCGAACCTGGCCCCTAACAATCTCCCTTACGGCGATCAAAGAAAACTGGAGATTGCCCGGGCGCTCTGCACCGGTCCCCGGCTCCTGCTCATCGACGAGCCGGGCGCCGGCATGAACCCCAAAGAAATCAGGGATCTGCTCAAGATACTGCGGCAGGTTAAGGAGCACTTCCGCCTCACCATCGTCCTGATAGAGCACCAGATGGGCCTCGTCATGAATCTATCCGACCGGGTGCTTGCCATGGATTTCGGTGAGAAGATCGCAGAGGGCACGCCGGCCGAGATCAAAAAGGACAAGAGGGTCATCGAAGCTTACCTGGGGGATGAATCAATAACATGCTGATGCACATCTCTCATCTTTACGTGAGGTACGGCTCTCTGCGGGCCCTGCATGGCGTCAGCCTCGACGTGAACGAAGGAGAAATTCTGTCGATCATCGGCGCAAACGGTGCAGGGAAGACAACCCTCCTTAAAGTAATCTCCGGACTCCTGCGCGCCGAGTCGGGTGACATCGACTATCATGGCAGGAACATAAGCAAAGAGCGGCCGGACCGGTTGGTGCAGATGGGCATCTGCATGGTGCCTGAAGGACGACGCATTTTTCCGAACCTCAGTGTGAAGGAAAACCTTCAAATAGGCGCTTATACCGTGGGGAGGCGCCTGCGCCATCAATTGCTGGACCTGGCGCTTCATACGTTTCCGAAACTGAAAGAGCGGCTCTCGCAACATGCAGGTACACTCTCCGGAGGAGAACAGCAGATGCTAGCCGTAGGCCGGGCATTGATGGGCAACCCTCAACTTCTCCTTCTGGATGAGCCTTCCATGGGGCTTTCACCTCTCATTACAAAAGAAATCTTTTCCCTCATCAGGACTATTAACAGAGAAAAGAGCATTGCCATGATCCTCGTTGAGCAAAACGCCCATATGGCCCTGGAACACAGCCACAGGACGTACGTGCTCGAGACAGGAAGAGTAGTCATGGAAGGCGCATCTGATGTCATCAAGTGCGATCCGGCGGTCATCGAAGCCTACCTCGGGTTTGAGGCCGATGAACAACCCGCTTGAGTAGCCCCTTTCGGTATGCTATAACAATCGCAAGGAGAGATGTCCGAGCGGCTGAAGGAGCACGACTGGAAATCGTGTGCACGGGCAAAACTCGTGCCGAGGGTTCAAATCCCTCTCTCTCCGCCAGATTTTAGTGTCTAGTGATTAGTGGTTAGTGGTAAAGATCCCTTGTGGCTGTCACTAAACACTATACACTGAACACCAGTCCCTGTAATTAAAAAAGCCGGGCCCTGCGCAACGTGATAGCTACGAACCCCGTCAGGTCCGGAAGGAAGCAGCGGTAGTAGTCACTCCGTGTGCCGCAGGTAGCCTGGCTTTAAATAAATAGGGTCACGGGGCATGGGTCACGGGTCACGTAAAGACTCCAATGGACGCATTAAGGGTTTGGGCAACAAATGGATTCCGATCGTCAATCTGAAGCAAACGTAACCACCCGCTTCCCTGTCTTCCTCACCGGACCCTTGATCTTTGACCCATATTCCATAATCCTGGTCTCGACATGAGCACGTATACTGTAATCGCCCGCAGATGGCGGCCCAAGACGTTTGAGGATGTAATCGGTCAACCCCACATCGTGACAACCCTCAGAAATGCAATGAAGTCCGGAAGAATGGCTCATGCCTACCTCTTTTCGGGACCACGCGGCGTAGGCAAGACCTCTGTAGCACGGATTCTTGCAAAGGCCGTCAACTGCGTCCACATCAAAGATGGCGAGCCCTGCAACGGCTGCGAAAGCTGCAAGGCGATCGACAGCGGGGGATACGTCGATGTCATCGAGATCGATGCTGCATCAAACCGGGGCATCAACGAAATAAAGGAACTGCGGGAGACGGTACGCTACCTTCCGATGGAGGGTAAGTACAAAGTCTATATCATGGATGAAGCCCACATGCTCACCACCGAGGCGTTCAACGCGCTGCTCAAGACATTGGAGGAGCCACCGGGCCATAATATCTTCATCCTCGCGACAACGGAACAGCAGAAGATCCCGTACACCATAATGTCCCGATGCCAGCGGTTCGATTTCAGGAGGATCTCTGAAGCGGAGATCATCCAGCAGATGCAGCGCATCTGCACTGAAGAGGGGATTATCTTCGATGAGAAGGTGTTCGGCTATATCGTCAGAGAAGCTGACGGGAGCATGCGGGATGCCGAGTCGATCCTCGATCAGGTCATTGCGTATAGCGGCGATCATATTTCCGAGAGAGATGTCACAGACGTGGTAGGAGTGGTAGAACGGCAGCTCGTCTACCAGATCGTAGGATCAGTGATCGCCCGGGACGCGAAGAGCGGTCTCGCAGCCATCGAGCGCACGCTTGAGCAGGGATACGATGCGTACCAGGTGTATAAAGCTCTCGTCTCCTTTCTGAGAGACATGCTCATGATCAGGGTGTGGGAAGGAAAGCCACCCTTTCTCTTTATCGACGACGCCGAGTGCAAGCAGATGGTCGAACTGGCCGGTCCTCTGGAATACTATGAGCTGCAGAATATGCTCAACTACGCGCTTCAGGCTGAGGATCTTGTGAGGGGAGCCTTTCCCAAAATCTCCCTGGAAATCCTCTTTATTAACCTCTACAACCTCTCTCGCTTGAGAGAAGTAGAGCATGTTCTCAGCAGTGCTCCTCAGGCTGTGCCCCAGCGAACTACGCCCCCGGTTGAACGGCAGGCGCCGTCGGCTCCCGACCCTGGCAGCACCTGCGCTCCTGAGACCAAACAGCCGGTCCGGCCGGCAGCACGGCGCGAGAAGGAGGAAGTGGATGCATCTGTCCGCACGGATCAGCCTCCGCCCGTAGTGCGGGCCTTTGAGCAAAGTCCCAGCGCTGAGGCGTTCCTTGAGTTTCTCAGGAATGAGAGCCCGGTGATCGGCAGTTCATTCCACGTGCTCGAAATCCGGATTGAAGATAACAAACCTGTCATCCTGCTTGATAAAAAGTTTGGCTTTGTCGGAAAGGATAACAACACAACAAATGAACTGAAGAGACTGGCGGCCCAGTTTTTCGGCAAGGAAGTCAGTCTGCAATTCTCTGATACGAACGGTACCAAAGAAGACTCTCTCGAAGATTATGTGAAAGAGGCAGAGTCCCTATTTAACGTGTAAAGGAGGTCCGAATGACAAAAGGCTTTGGACAGCTTCTTAACCAGGCAAAAAAGATGCAGGAAAATTTCCAGAAGCTTCAGCAGGAGATGGAAAAGAAGACCATAGAGGCGCAGTCCGGTGGCGGTATGGTGACCTGTGTGGTCAATGGTAAGCAGGAGATAGTCTCGCTCACTATTTCAAACGACGTGTGGCAAGAGCACGACAAGGAGATGCTGGAAGATCTTGTCGTCGCTGCCCTTAACGAAGGGCTCGAAAAATCCAAAGAGATGTGGAAAGAAGAGCTCGCCAAGATTACCGGCGGGGTTCAGCTGCCATTCGGTCTCTAATCAGTAATGTACTACCCTGAACCCATAGAACGTCTGATAGAGCAGCTGACAAGGCTTCCCGGCATAGGGAGAAAGACCGCGACAAGGCTCACCTTTTTTCTTTTGCACGCCAACAATGCGTACATCGCCGACTTATCGGAAAGTATTGCGCAATTAAAAGAGAAGATACGTCTCTGCAGCACCTGTTTCAATATCACTGACACTGATCCGTGCCAGTATTGCAGGGATGATCACCGCGGCAGGGAAGTTATCTGCGTCGTGGAAGAACCGTCCCACATCATGATGATAGAGTCTTCCAACCCCAGAGTGTATCGGTACCACGTCCTGCACGGGGTGATAAACCCTATAGAGGGCATAGGGCCAGAAGACATCAGGATCCCTGAACTCACACAGCGAATCGAAAAGGACGGCGTTGCAGAACTGATTATAGCCACCAATCCCACGATAGAAGGAAACACAACCGCTCACTACATAGCCGAACTCACAAAACCTCTTCACGTAAAGATCACCCGCATAGCCTCGGGAATTCCGGTGGGCGGAGACATTGTCTACACTGACCCTCTCACATTGAAGAGCGCGATCGAGAACAGAAAGAGTCTCACTGACGATTCCAAGTCTCCCGATTGACAGCGTTCTCCTCCCAAAGAGTCGACCTGCGGAAAAAAGAACACTGTTATTCAGATAATCACGGAGTGCTCCTGCGACATGGGCTGTGGGCTAATGAGCACAATGCCGCAGGGCAAACGCATAGGCCAGATTCAGCGGCAGTGTCCAGTGCAACTGGACGGGTGAACGGGACAGGCGTTTGCAGACGCTGCCCAACGAATAGAAACGCTCATTGGCATACTGGAATCCGGCCAGCAGCGTCTCGGGACTCATGAGGCGGGGCTGGAATACCACGTCGGTCCTTCCATTGTACCTGCTCCAGTCCTTCGTGAGAATCCTGTCCTCCCCTTCCAGGCGATTGTAGAGACGAGTTCCCGGAAACGGCGTCAGGATATTGAAGGTCGCGTTTTGCACTCCCGCTGCCTCCAGGAAATCGAGTGTCTCCCCGAATACTGCTTCGGTGTCATGATCAAACCCGAAGATGATTCCGGCCTGCACCGATATGCCATGGGCGTGGATTCTCTCGATGGCCTGCGCGTATGCATCCACCCGGTTGAACCCTTTTGAAACTTCATTAACGCTGGCCTGCGTAACCGACTCGAGCCCGATGAAGAGTTGCTTGCACCCACTGCGCGCAGCCAGTTCCAGGAATTCATCGCTCTCGGCTGCATGAATACTTGCCTGGCTGCTCCACCATTTACGATACGGAGCGAGAGCCCGGAAGAGACTCTTCGCGTACTCCATGTCACTGGCGATATTATCATCCCACAAGATGATGACTTTGCCGCGGAATGAAGCGTACTCGCACGCGACGTCGTTCACCGGGCGTCTGCGCGGCCGGCACTGATACATCACCGCGAGAGCACAAAAATCGCACCGATTCGCACAGCCGCGCGTGGCAAACAGAACCCCCGCGGTATGGTCTCGCCGGTGGAGAAGGTTATGGCGCGACATCGGCAACTTGTCGAGAGCAGGCGGCTCAGAGCAGCAGTAACGGTCGTGATACTGTCCGGCTTCAAATTCCTCAAGGAATCGCGGCCAGTGAAACTCGGCCTCCCCGACAAAGATAGCATCAGCGTGCAGACAGGCTTCATCAGGCATAAGGGTCACATGCGGTCCGCCCAATGCGACGGTGACACCCCGCTG
The sequence above is drawn from the Syntrophorhabdales bacterium genome and encodes:
- the recR gene encoding recombination mediator RecR, which translates into the protein MYYPEPIERLIEQLTRLPGIGRKTATRLTFFLLHANNAYIADLSESIAQLKEKIRLCSTCFNITDTDPCQYCRDDHRGREVICVVEEPSHIMMIESSNPRVYRYHVLHGVINPIEGIGPEDIRIPELTQRIEKDGVAELIIATNPTIEGNTTAHYIAELTKPLHVKITRIASGIPVGGDIVYTDPLTLKSAIENRKSLTDDSKSPD
- a CDS encoding YbaB/EbfC family nucleoid-associated protein — protein: MTKGFGQLLNQAKKMQENFQKLQQEMEKKTIEAQSGGGMVTCVVNGKQEIVSLTISNDVWQEHDKEMLEDLVVAALNEGLEKSKEMWKEELAKITGGVQLPFGL
- the dnaX gene encoding DNA polymerase III subunit gamma/tau, which encodes MSTYTVIARRWRPKTFEDVIGQPHIVTTLRNAMKSGRMAHAYLFSGPRGVGKTSVARILAKAVNCVHIKDGEPCNGCESCKAIDSGGYVDVIEIDAASNRGINEIKELRETVRYLPMEGKYKVYIMDEAHMLTTEAFNALLKTLEEPPGHNIFILATTEQQKIPYTIMSRCQRFDFRRISEAEIIQQMQRICTEEGIIFDEKVFGYIVREADGSMRDAESILDQVIAYSGDHISERDVTDVVGVVERQLVYQIVGSVIARDAKSGLAAIERTLEQGYDAYQVYKALVSFLRDMLMIRVWEGKPPFLFIDDAECKQMVELAGPLEYYELQNMLNYALQAEDLVRGAFPKISLEILFINLYNLSRLREVEHVLSSAPQAVPQRTTPPVERQAPSAPDPGSTCAPETKQPVRPAARREKEEVDASVRTDQPPPVVRAFEQSPSAEAFLEFLRNESPVIGSSFHVLEIRIEDNKPVILLDKKFGFVGKDNNTTNELKRLAAQFFGKEVSLQFSDTNGTKEDSLEDYVKEAESLFNV
- a CDS encoding ABC transporter ATP-binding protein encodes the protein MLMHISHLYVRYGSLRALHGVSLDVNEGEILSIIGANGAGKTTLLKVISGLLRAESGDIDYHGRNISKERPDRLVQMGICMVPEGRRIFPNLSVKENLQIGAYTVGRRLRHQLLDLALHTFPKLKERLSQHAGTLSGGEQQMLAVGRALMGNPQLLLLDEPSMGLSPLITKEIFSLIRTINREKSIAMILVEQNAHMALEHSHRTYVLETGRVVMEGASDVIKCDPAVIEAYLGFEADEQPA
- a CDS encoding branched-chain amino acid ABC transporter permease — encoded protein: MSFFSSAKRFLICSAIAYLLLKGLFLSGLLTQYIQQIILFSFIAILTSLGLNVIYGYTGQFSLGHAAFYGIGAYTAAYLGALFKVDSILTFLPVLCLAGAMAGCVGYVVGVPILRLRDDFLAIATLGFGIFVKVLFDNSDRVSEVLGGSRGFIGIPKIVNLEVAFFAMVFLILVTRNLIFSRYGLFWQCIKDDELASTAFGINTARMKLMAFTYGCVLAGVGGALYAYLYSFLHPSNFDFLRSIDFLIIVIVGGMGSITGTIYAGLLWVALIEGLRIGLPAQVLEFRWVLIPLFLIIVMMWKPYGLLARKESKFLGLGGNG
- a CDS encoding radical SAM protein — protein: MRKSLLLITASSPDMQRVRRSRVLNFQQITMPYLAAFVPPYWEVRHVDEAIEPVDLDTHADLVAITFHTPSAPHAYELADSFRQRGVTVALGGPHVTLMPDEACLHADAIFVGEAEFHWPRFLEEFEAGQYHDRYCCSEPPALDKLPMSRHNLLHRRDHTAGVLFATRGCANRCDFCALAVMYQCRPRRRPVNDVACEYASFRGKVIILWDDNIASDMEYAKSLFRALAPYRKWWSSQASIHAAESDEFLELAARSGCKQLFIGLESVTQASVNEVSKGFNRVDAYAQAIERIHAHGISVQAGIIFGFDHDTEAVFGETLDFLEAAGVQNATFNILTPFPGTRLYNRLEGEDRILTKDWSRYNGRTDVVFQPRLMSPETLLAGFQYANERFYSLGSVCKRLSRSPVQLHWTLPLNLAYAFALRHCAH
- a CDS encoding ABC transporter ATP-binding protein, which translates into the protein MKALEASGLKKSFGGVQAVDDLTFSVEEHETLGIIGPNGAGKTTLFNLITAIYKPDAGSVTLFGESLRGVPAHRLSHLGIARTFQNLRLFNSLTALQNLTAPILAMKGYGLNAAIFKGHRYVSIERSAEEKARTILDFFQLSAKANLAPNNLPYGDQRKLEIARALCTGPRLLLIDEPGAGMNPKEIRDLLKILRQVKEHFRLTIVLIEHQMGLVMNLSDRVLAMDFGEKIAEGTPAEIKKDKRVIEAYLGDESITC
- a CDS encoding branched-chain amino acid ABC transporter permease gives rise to the protein METLSYVLQQLINGLQLGAVYALIALGYTMVYGVLRLINFAHGDIFMFGAFTAYYLIAKWDVPIYLVFPITMAVTATLGFLIEKIAYKPLRSAPKIALLITAVGVSLFLEYFLSLNSLFTPNYIGFPRPFEVTGYELPLFTVTNVQIIIFAVTALSLVLLYLLIYHTKHGRAMRALSHDQEVASLMGIPVDGIISFTFIVGAALAGLGGILYGFAYPQINVFMGIMPGIKSFIAAVLGGIGIIHGAVLGGLIIGVSEVFVSAFLSSTMRDGVIFFILFLVLLLKPSGIFGKWIDKV